Proteins encoded within one genomic window of Tidjanibacter massiliensis:
- a CDS encoding type II toxin-antitoxin system HipA family toxin translates to MKALTVCPGHLAEGFDRYCPSCTRRLFDGKRVSPCLDFNYDADNADMAENINQLSVSGVQEKLSAVIDNGRIVLTPVGEKGHYIIKPAPVYKHLRFRNQIPANEHLTMQIARQVYKIPTAENGLVFFKNGEAAYITRRFDYDTDGNKIKQEDFSSLAHKTNATHGRNFKYTGSYEDAATLLRSNVAAWQVQMSRFFALVVFNYLFANGDAHLKNFSLQQTSGGDYLLAPAYDLLNTSIHVADEDFALQGGLIPETEYSDIYTRTGHPCRADFETFGRRIGVLPKKMIAILDLFTQEQPEVYALTDRSFLDKKVKRMYRRSYEERLSRFDRKK, encoded by the coding sequence ATGAAAGCATTGACGGTTTGTCCCGGCCATCTGGCCGAAGGATTCGATAGATATTGTCCGTCGTGTACGCGGCGGCTGTTCGACGGAAAGCGGGTCTCTCCATGTCTCGATTTCAATTACGATGCCGACAACGCAGATATGGCCGAGAACATCAACCAGCTTTCCGTATCGGGCGTACAAGAGAAATTGTCTGCTGTCATTGACAATGGCAGAATCGTTCTTACCCCTGTCGGTGAAAAAGGACACTATATTATCAAACCGGCACCGGTATACAAACACCTGCGCTTCCGCAATCAGATTCCGGCCAACGAGCACCTGACGATGCAAATCGCCCGGCAGGTATACAAAATTCCGACGGCGGAAAACGGTCTGGTCTTTTTCAAGAACGGCGAGGCAGCCTATATCACCAGACGATTCGATTATGACACTGACGGTAACAAGATCAAGCAGGAGGACTTTTCGTCGTTAGCGCATAAGACGAACGCAACGCATGGACGCAATTTCAAATATACAGGCAGCTACGAGGATGCCGCAACATTGCTTCGCAGCAATGTTGCGGCATGGCAAGTGCAGATGAGCCGATTCTTCGCACTCGTCGTCTTCAACTATCTATTTGCCAACGGTGATGCACATCTGAAGAACTTCTCGTTGCAACAGACTTCCGGTGGAGATTATCTGCTTGCACCAGCCTACGATTTGCTGAATACTTCGATTCATGTGGCGGACGAGGATTTCGCGCTGCAAGGCGGGTTGATTCCCGAAACGGAATATTCCGATATCTATACGCGGACGGGGCATCCATGCAGAGCAGATTTCGAAACTTTTGGACGGCGAATTGGCGTGCTACCGAAAAAGATGATAGCGATTCTCGACTTGTTCACGCAGGAGCAACCGGAGGTTTATGCTT
- a CDS encoding HipA N-terminal domain-containing protein codes for MRKAEIYNNGILAGVLTETDEGRYLFRYDDAFLADERQTAISLSFPKREKEFESDTLFPFFYNMLAEGANKAYQCRTLKIDEEDAFGLLMATAHTDTIGAITVKKI; via the coding sequence ATGAGAAAAGCAGAAATATACAACAACGGTATATTGGCCGGCGTACTGACGGAGACCGACGAGGGACGGTATTTGTTTCGTTACGATGATGCGTTTCTCGCTGACGAGCGGCAGACAGCTATCTCCCTTTCATTTCCGAAAAGGGAAAAAGAGTTCGAATCGGATACGCTGTTTCCGTTCTTCTATAACATGCTCGCCGAAGGAGCGAACAAAGCGTACCAATGTCGCACGCTCAAAATCGACGAGGAGGATGCCTTCGGACTCCTCATGGCAACGGCACATACCGACACTATCGGCGCCATAACTGTAAAGAAAATATGA
- a CDS encoding helix-turn-helix transcriptional regulator, whose amino-acid sequence MDYSIIKERRFLLGLTQQDLADYTGLSLRIVKSIEVGKGNPSVATLSKIADTLGLELLLRVKEVVK is encoded by the coding sequence ATGGACTATTCGATTATCAAGGAACGGCGCTTTTTGTTGGGGCTTACCCAGCAGGATTTGGCCGACTATACGGGGCTGAGCTTACGTATCGTCAAGAGTATCGAGGTGGGCAAAGGCAATCCTTCCGTTGCCACACTCTCGAAAATCGCCGACACACTCGGTTTGGAACTACTATTACGAGTCAAGGAGGTCGTTAAATGA